In Hahella sp. KA22, one genomic interval encodes:
- a CDS encoding AEC family transporter — translation MQVSAALIPVFILILIGYGMRRLNFPGDSFWPPAEKFLYYFLFPMMLVDKLTYAKRDGLMLDRLFLAILLAFVIASALMLAIQHWRRWSGSRFTSVYQGAVRFNSYVGLAAVQALQGDQGLALAALSMSIMIPLINVLCIGAFALYVEQSAPGWRGVGKAIVTNPLILGSLAGLTFNSLGIGFPDAVNQVLKLVGNMALPLGLLCVGAALDLRNLKGAGSSLMISSAFKLGLFPLIFVGSALALQLPPLNVAVFAVLGCLPTATASYILARQLGGDAPLMAGIISAQTLMAMVTMPLALSLLTAALL, via the coding sequence ATGCAGGTCAGCGCCGCCCTCATTCCTGTTTTTATACTTATCCTTATCGGGTACGGCATGCGCCGCCTTAACTTTCCCGGCGACAGCTTCTGGCCGCCGGCGGAAAAGTTTCTTTATTACTTCCTGTTTCCGATGATGCTGGTGGATAAGCTCACCTACGCCAAACGGGACGGACTGATGCTGGATCGTTTATTCCTGGCGATTCTATTGGCGTTTGTTATTGCATCCGCCTTGATGTTGGCGATACAGCACTGGCGGCGGTGGTCAGGCTCTCGTTTCACGTCCGTTTATCAAGGCGCCGTACGCTTCAACTCCTATGTGGGATTGGCCGCCGTGCAGGCGTTGCAGGGCGATCAGGGGCTGGCGCTGGCGGCGTTGTCCATGTCCATTATGATCCCCCTGATCAATGTGCTGTGCATTGGAGCCTTCGCGCTTTATGTGGAGCAATCAGCGCCCGGCTGGCGCGGCGTGGGTAAAGCGATCGTCACCAACCCACTGATACTGGGGAGCCTGGCGGGTCTGACCTTCAACAGTCTGGGGATTGGTTTTCCAGACGCCGTCAACCAAGTATTAAAACTGGTGGGCAATATGGCGCTGCCGTTGGGTTTGCTGTGCGTTGGCGCGGCTCTGGACTTGCGCAACCTGAAGGGCGCCGGTAGCTCGCTCATGATCAGCAGCGCCTTCAAGCTGGGTTTGTTCCCGCTCATATTCGTCGGCAGCGCGTTGGCGTTGCAGCTGCCACCGCTCAATGTCGCGGTGTTCGCCGTACTTGGCTGCCTGCCGACTGCGACAGCCTCCTACATCCTGGCGCGCCAGCTAGGCGGCGATGCGCCACTCATGGCGGGCATCATCAGCGCGCAAACGCTGATGGCCATGGTCACCATGCCGCTGGCGCTATCCCTGCTGACTGCGGCGCTGCTGTGA
- the queE gene encoding 7-carboxy-7-deazaguanine synthase, giving the protein MYRVKEIFYTLQGEGAHQGRPAVFCRFSKCNLWTGREKDRAGAVCNFCDTDFVGVDGQNGGKFATAEELAERILSFWPQEEAERFVVCTGGEPLLQLDEPLVEAFHARGFEVAVETNGTLPAPAGIDWLCVSPKGRAEVVIKECDELKLVYPQPEAPPERFDDIRAGRYYLSPMANPLALEGEDERKIHNTKLAMDFCMRYPKWRLSVQLHKILGID; this is encoded by the coding sequence ATGTACCGGGTAAAAGAAATTTTCTACACCCTGCAAGGGGAAGGGGCGCACCAAGGACGCCCCGCCGTGTTCTGCCGCTTCAGCAAATGCAACTTGTGGACGGGACGTGAAAAGGACCGCGCCGGCGCTGTCTGCAATTTTTGTGATACAGACTTCGTTGGCGTGGACGGCCAGAATGGCGGCAAGTTCGCGACGGCGGAGGAACTGGCGGAACGTATTCTGTCATTCTGGCCGCAGGAAGAAGCCGAGCGCTTTGTCGTCTGCACTGGCGGTGAACCCCTGTTGCAACTGGATGAGCCGTTGGTCGAAGCATTCCACGCCAGGGGCTTCGAAGTCGCTGTGGAAACCAACGGCACCCTGCCCGCTCCCGCCGGCATCGATTGGTTATGCGTCAGTCCCAAAGGCCGCGCAGAAGTGGTGATAAAAGAGTGCGACGAGCTTAAGCTGGTCTATCCGCAACCAGAAGCGCCGCCGGAACGCTTCGATGATATTCGCGCCGGACGCTATTATTTGTCTCCCATGGCCAACCCGTTGGCGTTAGAAGGCGAAGATGAGCGCAAGATTCACAATACCAAGCTGGCGATGGATTTTTGCATGCGCTACCCAAAATGGCGCTTGAGCGTGCAGCTCCACAAAATATTAGGTATCGACTGA
- the queC gene encoding 7-cyano-7-deazaguanine synthase QueC, translating to MNQSDTSLIPNRAVAIFSGGMDSFTLLNELVAEGKEVFALSFNYGQRHSKELVCARQVCESLNVAHKIIDITAINSLLAGSSLTDDIQVPEGHYEEENMKSTVVPNRNMILLSLAIGYAVSLKAEAVYYGAHGGDHAIYPDCRPAFVEIMSEASKLANYEPVEVRAPYLYETKIEILRRGLALGLDYGQTWTCYNGREKACGKCGSCVERLEAFEKNDAVDPVAYESVCTG from the coding sequence ATGAATCAGTCTGATACGTCCCTTATTCCAAATCGCGCCGTCGCCATTTTCTCCGGCGGTATGGACTCATTCACTCTTCTCAACGAGTTAGTGGCGGAAGGTAAAGAAGTTTTCGCCCTCTCCTTCAACTATGGGCAACGACACAGCAAGGAGCTGGTCTGCGCCAGACAAGTATGTGAAAGCCTGAACGTCGCCCATAAGATCATCGACATTACCGCCATCAATTCTCTACTGGCCGGTTCTTCTCTGACTGACGATATTCAGGTGCCGGAAGGGCATTATGAAGAAGAGAACATGAAGTCCACCGTTGTACCCAATCGCAATATGATTCTGCTGTCTCTGGCGATTGGCTATGCCGTGTCACTCAAAGCCGAAGCTGTCTATTACGGCGCCCATGGCGGCGACCACGCCATCTACCCGGACTGCCGTCCGGCGTTCGTGGAAATCATGAGTGAAGCTTCCAAACTGGCCAACTATGAGCCGGTTGAAGTTCGCGCCCCGTACCTGTACGAAACGAAAATCGAAATTCTGCGCCGAGGTCTGGCGTTGGGTCTGGATTACGGACAAACCTGGACTTGCTACAACGGCCGCGAAAAAGCCTGCGGCAAGTGCGGTTCCTGCGTCGAGCGTCTGGAAGCCTTTGAAAAGAATGATGCGGTTGATCCTGTGGCGTATGAGTCTGTATGTACCGGGTAA